One genomic region from Anopheles bellator chromosome 2, idAnoBellAS_SP24_06.2, whole genome shotgun sequence encodes:
- the LOC131207284 gene encoding LOW QUALITY PROTEIN: GATA zinc finger domain-containing protein 10-like (The sequence of the model RefSeq protein was modified relative to this genomic sequence to represent the inferred CDS: substituted 1 base at 1 genomic stop codon), with product MGTPANEPANEIANEPANERDDTIAVTAEEPGPETEDMNGDGDAERQTAQHAQTQASCTGCELNAREIESLKVMIRDLLKALAATQNVNPQQQPKQQQQQEHQQLQQHQEQQQQQQQHPQQRKSRNRRERRRLHQQQQQQQQQQVQQQPQRQQPHQSGQQQQGPVPRQPRQTQQQRQEQGQGQQQQHGQEQQPQEPTMRKXQRQQKQQ from the coding sequence ATGGGAACGCCGGCGAATGAACCGGCAAACGAAATAGCGAATGAACCGGCCAATGAACGCGATGACACCATTGCGGTAACTGCCGAAGAACCGGGACCCGAAACAGAAGATATGAATGGGGATGGGGACGCTGAACGGCAAACTGCCCAGCACGCCCAAACTCAAGCAAGCTGCACAGGATGCGAGCTAAACGCAAGGGAGATAGAGTCCCTGAAAGTGATGATCAGGGATCTCTTGAAGGCGCTTGCGGCAACGCAAAACGTCaatccccagcagcagccaaaacaacaacaacaacaggagcatcagcagctgcagcagcaccaagaacaacagcagcagcagcagcaacatccgcAACAACGCAAGTCGCGGAACCGGagggagcggcggcggctgcaccagcagcagcagcagcagcagcagcagcaagtgcaaCAACAGCCACAACGACAGCAACCGCACCAAtcggggcagcagcagcaggggccAGTCCCCCGGCAACCGCGGCAaacgcaacagcagcggcaagaACAGGGAcaagggcagcagcagcagcacgggcaAGAGCAACAGCCGCAGGAGCCA